From a single Sander vitreus isolate 19-12246 chromosome 4, sanVit1, whole genome shotgun sequence genomic region:
- the thumpd3 gene encoding tRNA (guanine(6)-N(2))-methyltransferase THUMP3, whose amino-acid sequence MSSQDEDGTAEPGHNTAGPSTSSSTENDETTGDIITVTIGATVPTGFEHTAAEEVNEKIGVDARISKDRGRIYFPITTDKLYQVHLLRSVDNLFVVVEEYDHYQFKESKEETLMEMQQLASKLPWTNALEVWKLNGALKKKKGYRKGGNGTKVKPNSEATDAAVADTEQQELPQATSAAESPSKAESTADTETSTQDSEETAPEAKPIKFRVTCNRAGDKHSFSSNEAARDFGGAVQEFFLWKADMTKFDIEVLLNIHNEEVVIGIALTEESLHRRNISHFGPTTLRSTLCYGMLRLCKPQASDIILDPMCGTGAIPLEGAIEFNSSFYVAGDNNDMAVNRTVNNICHIQKRRAIKGSVSGLPIDTVRWDLCNLPIRTGSVDIIITDMPFGKRMGSRKKNWDLYPSCLREMARVCTPGSGKAVLLTQDKKCLAKAISRMGGLWRKLHTVWVNVGGLHAGVYLLKRTGAVFSQTPEDVYESRGTVNAKGDEKGDKELS is encoded by the exons ATGTCCTCCCAGGACGAAGATGGGACTGCAGAGCCGGGCCATAACACTGCGGGACCATCCACTTCTTCCTCCACTGAGAATGATGAGACCACTGGGGACATCATCACTGTCACCATTGGAGCAACCGTGCCCACAGGGTTTGAGCACACTGCTGCAGAAGAGGTCAATGAGAAGATTGGGGTTGATGCACGAATCAGCAAAGATCGTGGTCGCATATACTTTCCAATAACCACTGACAAGCTGTATCAG GTCCATCTTCTGAGGTCTGTGGACAACCTGTTTGTTGTGGTTGAGGAATATGATCATTACCAGTTCAAAGAATCAAAG GAGGAGACATTGATGGAGATGCAGCAGCTTGCCTCCAAACTCCCCTGGACTAATGCCTTAGAGGTTTGGAAACTAAATGGCGCccttaaaaagaagaaaggctACCGGAAAGGAGGAAATGGTACCAAAGTAAAACCTAATAGTGAGGCCACTGATGCAGCCGTTGCTGACACTGAGCAGCAAGAGCTACCACAGGCGACGTCTGCTGCTGAAAGCCCGTCAAAGGCGGAGAGCACAGCTGACACGGAGACCAGCACGCAGGACTCAGAGGAGACAGCACCCGAGGCCAAACCCATCAAGTTTCGTGTGACGTGCAACAGGGCTGGTGACAAACACAGCTTTTCCTCTAACGAGGCAGCCAGAGACTTTGGTGGGGCCGTGCAAGAATTCTTTCTGTGGAAAGCAGACATGACGAAGTTTGACATAGAG GTGTTACTAAACATACACAATGAAGAGGTGGTGATCGGCATTGCACTCACAGAAGAGAGTCTTCACAGGAGAAACATCAGTCACTTTGGACCCACTACTCTGCGGTCTACCTTGTGCTATGGCATGCTCAG GCTGTGTAAACCTCAGGCATCGGATATAATACTTGATCCAATGTGCGGCACTGGAGCTATACCATTGGAG GGGGCCATTGAATTTAACAGTTCATTCTATGTTGCCGGTGACAACAATGACATGGCAGTTAACCGCACTGTCAATAATATATGTCACATCCAGAAACGGAGGGCAATCAAGGGCAG TGTTTCTGGATTGCCTATTGACACAGTGCGTTGGGATCTGTGCAATTTACCCATAAGGACCGGCTCTGTTGACATTATCATCACTGACATGCCCTTTGGGAAGAG AATGGGCTCTAGGAAGAAGAACTGGGACCTGTACCCCTCCTGTCTGAGGGAAATGGCCCGTGTGTGCACACCAGGCTCAGGAAAGGCTGTCTTGTTGACGCAGGACAAGAAGTGCTTGGCCAAG GCTATCTCGAGGATGGGAGGGCTGTGGAGGAAGCTGCACACTGTTTGGGTCAATGTCGGGGGTTTACATGCTGGAGTCTACCTCCTCAAGCGAACCGGGGCCGTGTTTAGCCAAACTCCGGAGGATGTCTATGAATCACGAGGGACGGTTAATGCAAAAGGGGATGAGAAGGGTGACAAGGAGCTCTCTTAA
- the LOC144516836 gene encoding prostacyclin synthase-like has translation MIWTIFLFAQAVLLYFILTNRSRSKSDPPLDKGVIPWLGHALEFGKDASKFLNRMKQKHGDIFTVRVAGRYVTVLLDPHSYDTVINDSDSLDFTRYAQVLMERIFNLRLPHHQPAKAKAMTKRHFTGMDLSALNSTMSRHLQASLKAEMPQNQKDWKEEGLFNLSYSLLFKAGYLTLFGGEQNNNSSADPSSIYEEYKKFDGLLTKMARGTLKPEEKRTVQSVRQRLWELLAPAGLTEVSGSSPWLHAYRQLLQEEGADEETQKKAVLMQLWATQGNVGPAAFWLLGYLLTNPEALTAVKRELSGISPMETSETSLLDRPVNTPVFDSVLEETLRLTAAPFITREVVQEKILHMADGQEYMLRKGDRVCLFPFNSPQMDPEIHHEPQKYKYDRFLNEDGSVKRDFYKGGRRLKYYTMPWGAGTNGCVGKEFAINTIRKFVYMVLTNYDLELCDPNAQMPEVNASRYGFGMLQPEGDLLVRYKPRNTH, from the exons ATGATCTGGACCATTTTTCTGTTTGCCCAAGCTGTCCTGCTTTATTTTATCCTCACAAACAGATCGAG atccaAGAGCGATCCACCTCTAGACAAAGGCGTTATCCCATGGTTAGGCCATGCACTTGAATTTGGAAAAGATGCATCCAAGTTCTTGAATCGAATGAAGCAGAAACATGGTGACATTTTCACA GTTCGTGTTGCTGGACGTTACGTGACTGTGCTGCTGGATCCGCACTCATACGACACGGTCATCAATGACTCAGACTCCCTGGACTTCACTCGCTATGCACAGGTGCTCATGGAACGGATCTTTAACCTGCGGCTCCCGCATCACCAGCCGGCTAAAGCGAAAGCAATGACCAAAAG GCATTTCACAGGAATGGATTTGTCCGCTCTCAACAGCACCATGAGCAGACACCTTCAGGCCTCACTGAAAGCTGAGATGCCTCAGAACCAGAAAGACTGGAAAGAGGAGGGACTGTTCAACCTCTCCTACAGCTTACTCTTCAA GGCGGGGTATCTGACGCTGTTCGGAGGAGAAcagaacaacaacagcagcgCAGATCCCTCAAGCATCTATGAGGAGTACAAGAAGTTTGATGGTCTCTTGACCAAAATGGCGAGAGGCACACTAAAGCCAG AGGAGAAGAGGACAGTCCAGAGTGTTCGGCAGAGACTGTGGGAGCTTCTGGCTCCAGCAGGTCTGACTGAGGTCTCGGGGTCAAGCCCTTGGCTCCACGCCTACAGGCAGCTCCTGCAGGAGGAGGGGGCCGATGAAGAGACGCAGAAGAAAGCTGTACTGATGCAACTCTGGGCCACACAG ggtAATGTTGGTCCTGCTGCTTTCTGGCTGTTGGGCTACTTATTGACAAATCCTGAAGCTCTGACAGCAGTGAAGAGGGAGTTAAGCGGGATCTCCCCGATGGAAACCTCAGAGACCTCATTACTGGACAGACCTGTGAACACCCCTGTGTTTG ATAGCGTCTTGGAAGAGACACTTAGACTCACTGCTGCCCCCTTCATCACCAGAGAGGTTGTGCAGGAAAAGATCCTCCACATGGCTGATGGCCAAGAGTACATGCTAAGAAAGGGAGACAGGGTGTGTTTGTTCCCCTTTAACAGCCCTCAAATGGACCCTGAGATTCACCACGAGCCACAG AAATACAAGTACGATCGCTTCCTGAATGAAGATGGATCAGTGAAGAGAGATTTTTATAAAGGAGGGAGGCGGCTGAAATATTACACCATGCCATGGGGCGCAGGGACCAATGGCTGTGTGGGAAAAGAATTTGCCATCAATACCATCAGAAA GTTTGTTTACATGGTGTTGACCAACTATGATTTGGAGCTGTGTGACCCAAATGCTCAGATGCCGGAGGTAAATGCCAGTCGTTATGGATTTGGAATGCTACAGCCAGAGGGAGACCTGCTTGTCCGATACAAACCTAGGAATACACACTAG